The DNA segment ATGATACCGAATCCAAGGCTAAGCGAGAAGAACACCTGCCCACATGCGTCGATCCATATCTGCACGTCTGTCAGTTTAGAAAAGTCAGGCGTCAGGTACCACTCGATACCCTCCATTCCACCGACAAGGGTGACACCCCTTATTACCAGAGCCAGTATAAGTACGAACAATATAGGCATGAAGACCTTCATGGTTTTTTCAAGCCCTTCCTTAACACCAGAATTGACAATGATGAAGTTGATCAGCCAGACAGCTACGACAGCGATAAGGACACTGACCGAAAAGCCTCCGAGCACACCGGGGCCGGCTGAAAGCTCTAATATATCATTAAAGAAGAATCCTTCGAAATCAGTCGGGAACCCGCCAAGTAATATCTTTAAAAGATAAACGGCGCCCCACCCTATAATGATCATATAATAGGTCAGGATAACGAAGCCTGCCATGACCCCGAGCCATCCAATCCATTCGGAACCCTTCGCCTTTAACCTCTTTAATGCAAGAGGGGCGGAGCCTTTGGTCGAATGACCGAGAACTAATTCCAGCATCATTACTGTGATACCGACCAGTATCAATGCGGTGAAATAAGGGATCAAGAATGCCCCTCCACCGTTACTATACGTCATATATGGGAATCTCCATATATTGCCCAGGCCTATCGCCGAACCTACTGCGGCCAGGATAAAGCCCAGTTTTGTACCCCACATTTCTCGTGCGATAACAATCACCTCAAATTTCAACCATACAGGGTAATAGCTTACTTGCCATGCCATAGCATGACAGTGATTTACTGCCTTATCCCTGTACTGTAAATAATTTACCTAAAACTATGAAATAACATATAAAATTTTTGCTTGGAAGGTATTATTTTATAATATGTTTAGATATTTTTTTGATTTTTATTCACTTTTATATCCCGATAAATGAAAAATATGTTATTTACTATTATTTGACATAATTATGGCAGAAATCGAGAGATACGATTTTTGTAGGCAAATATTGTCCAGGTTATAATTTATATAGTTAGCGTTAAGCGAATGAAATTATAAAGACACAAAAATAATAACCAGGAATTATAAAACTGGTATGTTTTTATCCATTCAAAAAGGATATCACATAATTGAAAGATCAAACATATGGAATACACATCATCCAGAATAGAAATGCTAATAAGAAACCTGGAAGATTCATTTAAAAAAATTTTAATGGGGCCACCCGAATTTGAATCGGGGTCTCAAGACCCCCAGTCTTGAAGGATGGACCAGTCTACCCTATGGCCCCATGTTGTAATAATAGAACGTAGTCTAAAATAACTTCAACATATATATCATTTTTGATTCCTGATAATATAGATAACCTTAAGATATAAACGTTAAAGCCCGGATCCATCAATGATAAACCCAGTATAGACCATGACGGTGATAATATTATTTTAACTTAAAGCCTCTGCCCTATAAATTATAAAATTATTTATCCATTGACATTATCATCTATATAAATTAAAAAGCTAAACGATAATAATAAATAAGTACAAAAACTATAATGTTATTCTTAAAGGATGAAATCGATTTAGAGTTAGCTTCTGGCGTGAGAAATGCCAGCTTTACCATATATCACTCATTAAACGCCTCACCTCCGCACTCTTAAATTAAAGTTCGTGATCATAAATGACCGATATTGACCTCGATGATAAGGACAGAAAGATAATCGCACTGTTCAAGAATGACCCGGATATCTCCCAGATAGATATAGCGGAAAAAGTCGGACTTTCCCAGCCATCAGTGGGGGCGAGAGTCAGCAAGCTAAAACAATCCGGCATACTGTCCACGGTCATCGGCATGAATTTTAAGAAGGTCGGGCTAAGCCTGGCAAAGGTCGATATAACGACCAAGAATTCGATCGATATTATAAACATGTTCAAGGAATGCCCATATTTCCTTAACGGATTCATCGTATCGGGACAATCGAACCTGTGCCTGTTTCTGATAGCTGAAAACATATCCACTATAGAGGCCATTGTCGACAGGCATATCAGAAGCGACCCTTCTGTCATGAACGTGGAACTGGGCATTGTGATAGCGCCTGTTACGGACATGGTAATGCCGGTCAAGATGCATTATGAAAAATCGGATTCATCGCCATGCGGCATAGACTGCGCCTCATGCCAGTACTTTGCCTGCGATAGATGCCTGGGATGTCCGATAACGGATAACTATAAGGGCAAGTTCTGGTAGCCATATAGTTCGTTAGTTTAAAAAACGAAAAACATTTTTTAGACACTAGTCGACTTTGTGTTAAAAAGGTTTTTAATATTGAACTTATTTCAAGGTCGTTATATAGGAGTACGCGGCCATTGCTGCTTTAGCCCCTTCGCCTGCGGCTACCACTATCTGTTTTTGAGGTACGTCAGTAACGTCGCCACATGCGAATATGCCCTTTATGCTCGTGTTGCAAAATTCGTCGATAACGATCTCTCCGCGCTCATTAAACTCAACAAGCCCCTTTATGAACCCGGTATTTGGAAGAAGCCCTATCTCTACGAACACTCCGCTCACATCGATAGTCTCTACATTGCCGGTATCTCTTGACCTGATGTTGATCTTCTCCACAAGATCGCTTCCCAGTATCCTTTCCACGGTATATCCTTTAAAAACGGTCACATTGTCGCTGGCCATTATTTTATCGACGATCATTTTGTCGGCCTTAATCGTGCTCCTGACGACCATATACACTTTACTGGCTATGTTACTCAGGTCCAGGACTGCTTCGCCTGCAGAGTTCCCGCCCCCTACGACCGCTACATCGGCTCCGGCAAATAACGGGGCGTCGCAGGTGGTGCAATAGCTTACGCCTTTATTCTTGAACTCCTCCTCGCCGGGAACGCCCATCTCTCTCCAGTGAGACCCGGAGGCGATAATGACGGCAAGGGACTCGAATATGCCCCCGTCTTCGGTCTTTACGGCGAACTTACCATCGGACGGCACTATATTTGACACTCTTTTCAGGTCCGCAGAAATGCCCAGGCTTTCCATCTGCTCCCTCATTTTAGAGGTAAGCTCAGGGCCGGTCAGTGATTTATACCCGGGATAGTTCTCAACGCTATCGGTCTTGGACATCTGTCCGCCGACAGAGTCGCTGATCACCTTTACGTTCAAGCCTTTTCTTTTTGCATAAATAGCGGCGGTCATACCCGAAGGTCCCGCGCCTACGATTATAAGGTCAAGCATTTCCATATTATACCATATAGACTATTGCCCCGGGAAGATAAAAAATTTTTCAGACTTCTATGGACACGCTCGATAGAAGCTTGTTAAGCTTGGGCACGTTGAACCCGATCATCACCTGATCCCCGATGACCACAAGCGGAGTTATCCGGATGCCATATTTTTTTGCCATCTCATCCAGAGCTTCCTTATTTTTAACGACATCAATGTCCTCATAAGGAATGTTATTCCTGTCAAGATAGTCCTTCAAGCTGTTACATTCAGGGCAAGTCGGCTGCGTATATACCTTGACTTTATGCTGAGAGATCTTACCGGATTTCTTCATAAACATCCTCGATTATTATTGTTGCTTATTTATTATAAATATGATTATAAAGAACCTTTCCGCGAAGATAACGGTCACGGTACAATCATATAATGTATCAGGCCGCTACCTCTGCCCCGGGCTCTTTTCCAGTCGGGTAAAGGTCCCTTGCCGCATTCTCAAGCCCGAGCGACAGGAGCTTGACACGGGTCGGCCAGCCTGTATTCTTATTCCATCCTCTTGCCTCGTAATATTCATCGAGCATTCCTTCGAGATGGACGACGCTCCCTTTTGTCGGCCCGTAAGGCACTGGCGTGGACGTAAGTCTTTTAGGAAGACGGTCATCTTTTCTTCCGATACCTTCGCGGACGTTGAACGCACGCTGAAGGTTCCATATACGATCCCCTGTCTCGAGCAATTTTTTCCCGTCGATATCAAATCCGGTGACAGCTGACAGATATTTTGCATACTGACCTGGCTCGATAGTATAACAGATTATTGTGAACATGCAGCAGACGAGCGAATTCACAGCAACGGAATAGTTCTGGGCCGGTATAAGCCACTCCACCTTATTTGCCTCCGATAGCTGGTCAAACTCTTCCGGCATTCCCAGTTCCTTTGACCTGAAGCCCAGGCATTCTGACGCGGCTGCAAAAGGCCGAAGATTATCCCCTCCGCGATTATCGACTGCATATCCCAGTGCCATTGCTTTACTTCCGCGTACTTCGATCCCGGGCAGGTCTAGCTTTTTTACACTTAAGGCATATTTCTCGGAGCCGCGCCCTATCTTTTTTGCAGCCTCCTCGACACCGTCGGCAAGATAGGCCCCAAGCTCCATCCTTGTGGCTATCTTGGGGATCATAGCTACCATGGCCTCATGGTCTCCCCAGTTCAATCCTATGCCGTGAGTATCCTCTTTATTGATAATGCCGCGCTCATAAAGTTCCATAGCCCACGCGATAACAGCGCCGGTGGAGACAGTGTCCAGCCCGAACATATCGCACCACATGTTCGCTCTTGATATCGCTTCCAGGTTGTCGTTTCCGCATTGTGAGCCGAACGCGACGGTAGTATCATAGTCAGGGCCCTTTCCTTTCGTCCCATGATAAGGTCCGTACGGGATGTCTATGACTCGAGTGCAATGTATCGGACAGCAGAAACACCCTCGTGTACCTTTTAGAATTGTTTCGGCCATCTTTTGCCCGGTCATGTTCTCCGCGCCCTTAAAAAACCCGGAACTATGGTTCTTTGTCGGTAATACCCCTTTTTCATTCATTAAGCCGATAATGCCGTCGACACCATATTTTGGGAAGACGTCGCCGGTGATGACATGATCACGGCAGGCATCGAGAAGCTCGTTCATCGATGCGAAACTCTTTGCAGGATCTGCTGCAAAAAGATCCTTTGATCCTTTTACCGCTATAGCCTTAAGATTCTTCGAGCCCATCACCGCCCCGGTGCCGCCTCTGCTTGCAGAGCGCTGGTAGTCGTTCATGATGCTCGCGATCTTCACAAGGTTCTCTCCTGCCGGGCCGATGCTTGTGACACATATCTTTTTATCGTTCAACTGCTCTTTTATCAGCCTATCAGTGTCAAAAGTAGTCTTTCCCCATAGCTCATCGGCCTCGTAGAATCCGGGCTTGCCGTCGTTGATGAAAAGATAGACGGGACGGGGACTTTTTCCTTTTACTATTATCCCGTCATAGCCGGCGAGCTTTAATTCTGTACCCCAGTACCCTCCGGCATGGGCCGTCGTCTCGCAATGGGTGAGAGGCGATTTTGTAACGACGCAATGCCTTCCCGATGTCGGGGCCAGAGTGCCTGTAAGAGGACCGGTCATGAAGATCAATAAGTTGTCCGGCCCCAGAGGATCCGTGTAAGCAGGGACTTCATCATAAAGATATTTTATTCCGAGCCCTTCACCGCCGATGAAATCTTTCAATACGCTCTCTTCCGGCGCCTCGTCGGAACAGGTTAACGTTGAAAGTTCTACCCTCAATATTTTTCCGGCATAGCCTCCGGGCATATTAATCACCCCAGAACCCAGCCGATCGCGTTCGTCGGGCAATATTTAACGCACATTGGCTGGCCCTGGCAAAAATCGCACTTTCTTGGCATCTTACGGTCCGGGTAGTATTGAAGCACCTCTGTCGGACAGGCCTCTATACATTTACCGCACCCAGTGCATTTATCCTCGTCCAGTATGAAGATACCGCGCTCTCCTGTCGTAACTATGGTATAATCCTCATAGATGGCTTCCATAGGGCATGCATCCGCACATCTTCCGCATTGTATGCATATGCGTATGTTGTGCTCGTCCGGATAGTCAAGGTCGACTATGACCCTGCCTCTTCGAGGATTGAAAACGATATCATGGACCCATGCACATATTGCCTCGCACCTGTGGCATGATATGCAAACGTCATCATTTTTAGTCAGCCTGCTCATTAATATCCATCTCCACTGCCGCTTGACCGTTTCGAAAAAATCGATGTATTATTTTTTTAAAAAGTCAGGGATAAAACATTATTCTACGATTAATGCGAAAACTAAAGTGCCCGCTCAAAATATTGAAATTTCAACCAAATAATTTCAAAAATGTAAGCTAATCTATATATAATCAATATGTTGTGGGTAATAATAGATAAATAAGCAAAAGCTGGCGCGAGAAGCCCGGTATCTCATAAATATTCGGAATTTTCGCAAAATATTGAAAAAGAAGAATTTCCTGACCACGGAGTAACCATCAATGATAGAGATTAGCTTAATCGACTGCATTTATACCGCATCGTTCCTGACCTGTGCAATCGGCTTATCGATGTCGCATTTCGCGCCGTCCGAGTATAATTGCGATAAAGTAAGGAACGCTATCGAGGGAAGCATGAATTCTCACGACGAGCCGTCCCAGACTTGCGTCGAGCGGTTTTGTACCGGCGTCGTCAGGGCAATGCAAAAAATAACCTTAAGGTAATACGGCTCATATGCCGTATAACGATTTTAGATTGTATATCACCCTGTTAACAGTCTTTAGCGACTTTCCGGCCTCATAAGCCCGAATGTCGTCGCTTCCGTTTTTAAGGATATTATCATAATATTTCAGGATATCGTCAAGGTCCCTTCCGATATCGCCAAGGTACAGCTCCATTTTCCCCTCGCTGTCATGCACGCCGCTGATAAGCTTTTTCAGCAGCTTTAAACGGTCGTACAGCGTCACCCCGGATATGGAATTATATTCATTCAAATCGCTTTCCGGGAACGTTCGCTTAAAGAGAACGTCCAGGAAAGACTCCATCCCGAGGATAGAATCAAGGACGCATAGATCATAATGTTCCTCGTCAAGCAGGCGTTTAGCGTTCAGAAGTAAAGATTTGTATAAGACGTCTTCACCCGAGGACAATAACATATTGACGAGCATGGCATCCTCTGTCGTCAATGTCAGGGGGACCACAGGCTTTGTCGACACGACATGATACGCTTCGACCGGATCGCCGAAAGCGTTAATGACCTCAAGCGATCTTACCGCGAAATACTTTTTACTGATGGATAAGCTCAGATCTTCCCGTACTATGGCTATGGCCTTCATGAACTTCTTAACATGGTCAAAGGCCTCTTCCTCGACGCCTGCAGGACATACTTCCAGGATACGGTCGCCCTCCGACGAAGCAGCTTCGATGGATCTTCTCACTGTATCGTAGCCTGCCTCGAATTCCATCTCGCCCATGGATACGGGCTCTACGAGGCTGTCGTCGATATTTTGCTCTATAGGCTTTATGCTTATTATCCGGACATGTTTCCCGTGCTCCTTGAACATGAACGGCTCATTGATGTCAATGGCAAAGCCGTGAAGCAGGAACCTTACTCTCACCATACATGGAAGTCCTGATCTGATAAGATGCTCAAGCGCGCCGGCAGCCGAAGTCCGCGCCAGCTCCTCTTCCTGTTTTATTTGTAGCTCTTTTACGCGTGCCTCAACTATGCGGTCGTAGACGGGCTGCTCTTTTACGACGATGTCCATAAATTCACCGCCGAGCTCCTCGCCGAGGGACCTGAACTCGATAAAATATTTTTCGTAATCGTCTACGTCCATCACGCTGCCTACGCCCAGCAGATTATAGATGGTGTTAAAAAGCGACTCCTTTGAGCCGTTGGGGTGCTCCTTCTTTATCAGATACGAACTCTCAAAATTTTCCTTTGCATCGGCAGCCTTCCCGTCCTTGATGAACGTGATGCCGATATTGTTCAAAGTCTCTGACATCTCTTTGTATGATCCAAGCCTCTCATAGATCTTGAGTGCGACACTGAACTCTTTTCTTGCGGCAGGGTACTTTTTCATCGATAGCAGATAATTACCGTTTTGGAAGCGCCTGCCGGCTATTTTTTGGGATTTGCTGGCGTCCATTCGTATCATTTTAGTTATAGGGCTTGGTATATATAAGCCTTTTAGAGCATGACTTTTTCATAAAGGGATTAGTAAATATTTTTGACTTTTTTACGTTTATGTGGATGATGTTTTTTGTGTTGTTCCTTTCGGATGGCAGTAGATACTAATGTCACAGAAACACAAAAACACTAAAATATTTTCTCAAATAACGAAGAAAAACCCTTTTATAAGACCTTTACTTAAGCGTTTCGCCAATTATATTTCACATCTGAAGTTTTACACACATATAAATAGTATAAATTGAATTAATTATTAGTTGGTTAATTTGCAATAAATTGACCGGCAACTAAAGGGGGGTTAAGTATAGTGATTTCTACAAAGTGTCCTATGACAAAGGACCTATCCAAGGATTGTATCAAGGAAAGATGCGCATGGTTTGACAGCGACGCCAGCGAATGCTGTGTTAAAAGCTTTGTCATGGGAAGAGCCCTTCTTGCGCAAAAACATTACGGATTTATCAATATCAAAGGGTCCCAGCTCATTGAAACAACCCAGTGATATGCACAAAAACTATTTTTAATATTTACTATATAATATAAATGTAAATTTTTTAAACTTTTTGACAGATCCGTTTAAAAAATTATAAGATTCAATACGCTGTATAAACTGTCACAGCTTAAAGTGATCCCGATGTTATTTAAAGAGTTAGTTGAAGTTTTCGAGAGGCTTAAAAAAACATCCAGCAGGCTTGAAAAAACGGCAATACTGGCCGATTTCATAAAGGACGTGCCCGCGGATGACCTGCCAATTATAGTAAATTTTTGTACAGGTAAGATATTTCCCACGTGGGACGAAAGAAAGATCGGGATAGCCAGCCAGTCGATGGTAAAGATCATTTCATCCGTATCCTATAACAGCGAACCAAAGGTCATCGAGAGCTATAAACATACAGGACATCTTGGTATAACAGCGGAAGAGATGTTCCAGAAAAAAGCGCAGCAGACATTTTTTGCACCCGAGGACATCACGGTCAGGGAGCTTTATGATACTTTTGTCTCGCTCTCCGAAATGTCCGGGACCGGCTCGGCCACTAAGAAACAGAAAACACTAATGGGCATACTTCGCAGGGCTGACCCGAAGGAGGCACACTATATTGTCAGCCTTACTATCGAATATGTTTTGTCCGGCGCTAAAGAAGGCGTGATGGAAGAAGCCATAGCTAAAGCTTTTAACGTCGACGCAAGCCTTGTGAGAAGGGCGAGCATGCTGACTAGCGACCTTGGCGAGAGCGCAAGGATAGCGAAAACCGAAGGAAAGGAAGGCCTTGAGAGTATCAGCATCAAACCCATGAGGCCGGTAAGGCCGATGCTTGCCCAGAACGTTGCGAGCATCGAGGAAGCCATGGAAGCCATGGGCGGGATCGCGGACTTCGAGACCAAGTATGACGGCGCACGCCTTCAGATACATAAACAGGGAGATAAGGTAAAGCTTTATTCCAGAAGGCTGGAAGACCTGACGGAGGCCCTTCCGGAAATAGTGACCTACGTGAACAGGAGCGTGAAAGCTGATTCGGCGATACTTGACAGCGAGTGTATTGCCATCGACGCTTCCAGCGGACGCCCCATACCATTCCAGAATATTCTTACAAGGCTGAGGCGTATCTATAAGGTCGAGGAGACGCAGAAAAAATACCCGCTCTACCTGAGGCCTTTTGACGTGCTTTACGTTAACGGTAAAAGCATGATCGATGAGCCGTTTAAAAAACGCAGAATAGCGCTTGAAAATATTATCGAGCCGCTAAATAGCGAATGCAGCGTAGCCCTTGCGATGATCACGAGCGACCCGGAAAAGGCCAGGATATTATTTAACGAGGCTGTCCAGGGCGGTAACGAAGGACTGATGGCGAAAGACCTTGAAGCTACTTATACTCCCGGAATGAGGGGTAAAAAGATGGTCAAGATCAAGTCTGCACTGGATACTCTTGACCTCGCGATAGTCTCGGCAGAATGGGGCCATGGCCGTAAAGCCGGATGGCTTACGTCTTTCGAGGTCGCGGCCTTTGACGAGGAGAGCGAGCAGTATGTTGTGTTCGGGAAGGTCGCCAGCGGTTTCTCGGACGAGCAGCTTGAGGATATCACTGAAAGACTGAAGCCCCTTAAGATCGGTGAGCATGAAAGGATCATCGATGTCAGTCCGGAGATCATCGTTGAAGTGAAGTTCGAGGAGATCCAGAAGAGCCCGGTGTATTCAAGCGGGTATGCTCTGAGGTTCCCGAGGCTTGTTAGGATAAGGGATGACCTGAACCCGGAGGAAGTCAACAGCTTCTCAAGGGTCATGAATATTTATAATATCCAGCAAAGATACGAGCGTAGAGACAAAGGGACGCCGTAGAAAAGCAAATGATTTGAAGTTATTTTGTAAAAATTTTTATTCTTCGATTATAACTTTTTTTGTTGTCGTAATAACCTTTTCTTGCATAGTTATTATTTAAAAGATTTTAAAATACAAAATGCAACAACCACAAAGGACACAAAGGTCCACTAGCTCTCACCACAAAGTACACGAAGGTTACTAAGGCACACGGTATCTCACCACAAAGTACACAAGGGCAACAAAGGTCCACTAGCTCTCACCACAAAGTACACGAAGGTTACTAAGACACACGGTATCTCACCACAAAGGACACAAAGGCAACCAGGGAACACAAAAATTTTTTAAAATAGTTAATTCAAATATGATGTCGCAATTTTTCCCTTTTTTAATATTATAATTATAACTTGGAGGTATGATCTTAAAGTTATATTAACTCCAATAAGTCTTTCTAAAAATTTTTGTGTTCCTTGGTTACCCTTGTGTCCTTTGTGGTTAAGCTAGTGTACCTTGATTACCCTTGTGTCCTTTGTGGTTAAGCTAGTGTACCTTGATTACCCTTGTGTCCTTTGTGGTTAAGCTAGTGTACCTTGATTACCCTTGTGTCCTTTGTGGTTAAGCTAGTGTACCTTGATTACCCTTGTGTCCTTTGTGGTTAAGCTAGTGTACCTTGATTACCCTTGTGTCCTTTGTGGTTAAGCTAGTGTACCTTGATTACCCTTGTGTCCTTTGTGGTGAAAAAATAGTATCTATCATTATTGAAAATCAGCAAGTATACAATAATGCCTTGCAAAAAAAATAGAACAGCCACCCTTAATTTTTAAGGGCGGATACTTCCATTTCGAACACTGCTACCGGCATCTCAATACCCCAGTTCTTCAAGACCTCCGGGCGTACTTCCCCGATAATGCCTGCCCTTTTATCACCGATAACGATCTCCGCGCATCTGCCATCAATGAACGTCGGATCGCTAGCAGGCGGCGTGCTGAGCTTATCGGCAAGCCCGAAGTTGAAGCATAAAGCCTGAAGCTTTGCCTTTACCTCGTTAAACCCTGCTTTCGAGTAACATAACGCGCATGCGACATGATCCTCTTCAAACACACCAGTATCAGTAGTGTCATCGATATGAGCGACGGCTCCGACCTCGAAGATGTTCTGCGGGTATTCGCGGTGCAGGTTATTCGACAGGACTATCATGAGCGACGGCGTAAGCCATGTCCTCACGACGTTGTACTGTTCGGCATAGGGATTCGAGATCTCGACGATATTATTGGTATTCGTCTGGCCCATCTTTGTGGTGATCTCGTCTTTTCCTATGAGGATGAAATTGAGAGTGTCCTGGCATCCTAGCCCGATCATTACCTCTCTTACCGCGTCGCCTAGCTTATTCCTCTCAGTGAGCTTTCCTATGGACGGCGTGTTGGGGTATGACGGTGTAATATTGTTGTAACCGTAAACCCTGCCGACATCGTCCACAATATCGCGCTTGTGCAATATATCGGCCCTGTATGGCGGTATCTGGACGACCAGGTAGTCATCCTTGACCTCCTTTATGCCGAAGCCCATCCGCAACAGAAGTTCGCTTATCTTGTTGGACATCAGGCCGAGACCGAGGATGCGGTTTATGTATTCTACATCCATGCGCATCTCGCGTACGCCGAAATCCGGCCTCGGGAGGTCCTTATCCGGGTACTTGACAGTAACGCTGTAGATCTTAGCTCCTCTCAGGGATAATGAATAAAGCGCTATGTTGAGCATGTAGTCGATAGTCCTCATGTCTTCGCCGGTAAGCTCTATCAGGAGCTCTGTCGTGTCAATGGAGACCTCGGTCCGCTTCGAGTTAATGATGGGCGGGAACGAGAAGACTCCGTCATCGTCGTATATGAGCGGCACCATCTCTTTGCCCTCAAGGACATATCCGTAATCCTTACCTTTGTCATGCCTTTGCATGACCTCTGCGGGTGTCATTAATTCGTTGCTTTGAAGGGGCACGAATTTTACCGAATCCTTCGGGACTCCGCGGTAATGGATGGTCTTACCCTTGATCTTTGACAGGTCGTGTACACCGATAGCGCCTTTCTTTCTTCTCCTGCCGAAAGTGCCGTGAAGCTTCTCCTGCAGGTGCATTATCGACTTGATCGACTCGTCGGTGAAATGAACGCCTCTGACTATGGCGCCGGTTATGTACGGCCTTATATCTTCGACTTCCCTGTTGACAACTAGCGTATAGTCGGAACTGTGTATCTCGGGCATTATCATGCCGGTCTGTAAGCCGTAGAACGCGCGGAGCATCATGGCGATGCCTTCCTCGCTTAAAAGGTCGGCGCGGTCGCTGGTGACCTCGAATGTCACTTCGTCGCCTTCGATGGCCTCTGTCTCAAGCCCGAGCTCAAAAAGGTCCTCGCGGACTTTGTCCAGAGTTAGGTCATCCTTGCCTACAAGCTTAACAAGGTCCGGGAAATTAAATGTCACTGTCGCCATATCACAGGCACGCTCCTGAGGAAGTTAATATCGCAAAGAGGACCGTGCAGGTCCCTTATATCTTCATAGCCGTACAATATCATCATAAGCCGTTCAAGCGCAAGTCCCCACGCGACCACGTCGCAGTCTATTCCGTAGGGGGCGAGCATCTCTTCACGGAACATTCCGGAGTTACCTACCTCTATCCACCTGTTAGTGCGGGGATGCCTGCCGTATATCTCAAGGCTCGGCTCGGTGTACGGGTTGTAGGTCGGCTTGAACTTGAGCACCGTTATGCCCATGCGGGCGTAGAATTCCTTGAAAGTGCCCATCAGCTCTTTAATGTTAAGATTGTGGTCCATTATCCAGCCTTCTATCTGGAAGAACTCTAGCAGGTGAGTGGCGTCAATAGTGTCGTTCCTGAACACTTTTTCGACGGAGAAGAACTTCTGCGGAGGCGTTTTGTATTTCGCAAGGTATCTGGCTGTCACGGATGTCGTGTGCCCTCTCAGCACAAGTTTCTTAGCGATCATCTCGTCCCAC comes from the Methanooceanicella nereidis genome and includes:
- a CDS encoding Lrp/AsnC family transcriptional regulator, with translation MTDIDLDDKDRKIIALFKNDPDISQIDIAEKVGLSQPSVGARVSKLKQSGILSTVIGMNFKKVGLSLAKVDITTKNSIDIINMFKECPYFLNGFIVSGQSNLCLFLIAENISTIEAIVDRHIRSDPSVMNVELGIVIAPVTDMVMPVKMHYEKSDSSPCGIDCASCQYFACDRCLGCPITDNYKGKFW
- a CDS encoding NAD(P)/FAD-dependent oxidoreductase, which gives rise to MEMLDLIIVGAGPSGMTAAIYAKRKGLNVKVISDSVGGQMSKTDSVENYPGYKSLTGPELTSKMREQMESLGISADLKRVSNIVPSDGKFAVKTEDGGIFESLAVIIASGSHWREMGVPGEEEFKNKGVSYCTTCDAPLFAGADVAVVGGGNSAGEAVLDLSNIASKVYMVVRSTIKADKMIVDKIMASDNVTVFKGYTVERILGSDLVEKINIRSRDTGNVETIDVSGVFVEIGLLPNTGFIKGLVEFNERGEIVIDEFCNTSIKGIFACGDVTDVPQKQIVVAAGEGAKAAMAAYSYITTLK
- a CDS encoding glutaredoxin family protein; the protein is MKKSGKISQHKVKVYTQPTCPECNSLKDYLDRNNIPYEDIDVVKNKEALDEMAKKYGIRITPLVVIGDQVMIGFNVPKLNKLLSSVSIEV
- a CDS encoding aldehyde ferredoxin oxidoreductase family protein, with protein sequence MPGGYAGKILRVELSTLTCSDEAPEESVLKDFIGGEGLGIKYLYDEVPAYTDPLGPDNLLIFMTGPLTGTLAPTSGRHCVVTKSPLTHCETTAHAGGYWGTELKLAGYDGIIVKGKSPRPVYLFINDGKPGFYEADELWGKTTFDTDRLIKEQLNDKKICVTSIGPAGENLVKIASIMNDYQRSASRGGTGAVMGSKNLKAIAVKGSKDLFAADPAKSFASMNELLDACRDHVITGDVFPKYGVDGIIGLMNEKGVLPTKNHSSGFFKGAENMTGQKMAETILKGTRGCFCCPIHCTRVIDIPYGPYHGTKGKGPDYDTTVAFGSQCGNDNLEAISRANMWCDMFGLDTVSTGAVIAWAMELYERGIINKEDTHGIGLNWGDHEAMVAMIPKIATRMELGAYLADGVEEAAKKIGRGSEKYALSVKKLDLPGIEVRGSKAMALGYAVDNRGGDNLRPFAAASECLGFRSKELGMPEEFDQLSEANKVEWLIPAQNYSVAVNSLVCCMFTIICYTIEPGQYAKYLSAVTGFDIDGKKLLETGDRIWNLQRAFNVREGIGRKDDRLPKRLTSTPVPYGPTKGSVVHLEGMLDEYYEARGWNKNTGWPTRVKLLSLGLENAARDLYPTGKEPGAEVAA
- a CDS encoding 4Fe-4S dicluster domain-containing protein; protein product: MSRLTKNDDVCISCHRCEAICAWVHDIVFNPRRGRVIVDLDYPDEHNIRICIQCGRCADACPMEAIYEDYTIVTTGERGIFILDEDKCTGCGKCIEACPTEVLQYYPDRKMPRKCDFCQGQPMCVKYCPTNAIGWVLG
- a CDS encoding tetratricopeptide repeat protein, giving the protein MIRMDASKSQKIAGRRFQNGNYLLSMKKYPAARKEFSVALKIYERLGSYKEMSETLNNIGITFIKDGKAADAKENFESSYLIKKEHPNGSKESLFNTIYNLLGVGSVMDVDDYEKYFIEFRSLGEELGGEFMDIVVKEQPVYDRIVEARVKELQIKQEEELARTSAAGALEHLIRSGLPCMVRVRFLLHGFAIDINEPFMFKEHGKHVRIISIKPIEQNIDDSLVEPVSMGEMEFEAGYDTVRRSIEAASSEGDRILEVCPAGVEEEAFDHVKKFMKAIAIVREDLSLSISKKYFAVRSLEVINAFGDPVEAYHVVSTKPVVPLTLTTEDAMLVNMLLSSGEDVLYKSLLLNAKRLLDEEHYDLCVLDSILGMESFLDVLFKRTFPESDLNEYNSISGVTLYDRLKLLKKLISGVHDSEGKMELYLGDIGRDLDDILKYYDNILKNGSDDIRAYEAGKSLKTVNRVIYNLKSLYGI
- a CDS encoding ATP-dependent DNA ligase, which translates into the protein MLFKELVEVFERLKKTSSRLEKTAILADFIKDVPADDLPIIVNFCTGKIFPTWDERKIGIASQSMVKIISSVSYNSEPKVIESYKHTGHLGITAEEMFQKKAQQTFFAPEDITVRELYDTFVSLSEMSGTGSATKKQKTLMGILRRADPKEAHYIVSLTIEYVLSGAKEGVMEEAIAKAFNVDASLVRRASMLTSDLGESARIAKTEGKEGLESISIKPMRPVRPMLAQNVASIEEAMEAMGGIADFETKYDGARLQIHKQGDKVKLYSRRLEDLTEALPEIVTYVNRSVKADSAILDSECIAIDASSGRPIPFQNILTRLRRIYKVEETQKKYPLYLRPFDVLYVNGKSMIDEPFKKRRIALENIIEPLNSECSVALAMITSDPEKARILFNEAVQGGNEGLMAKDLEATYTPGMRGKKMVKIKSALDTLDLAIVSAEWGHGRKAGWLTSFEVAAFDEESEQYVVFGKVASGFSDEQLEDITERLKPLKIGEHERIIDVSPEIIVEVKFEEIQKSPVYSSGYALRFPRLVRIRDDLNPEEVNSFSRVMNIYNIQQRYERRDKGTP